The Setaria viridis chromosome 6, Setaria_viridis_v4.0, whole genome shotgun sequence genome contains a region encoding:
- the LOC117860513 gene encoding putative aconitate hydratase, cytoplasmic → MYKAASARLLLRSLSSSAPVPGKSRLAAARLALPRPRVAGPARSTAAAAAAAWRWSGTGARFAGARAQIGAAVPAVERLQRRMATQATEHAFKNILTSLPKPGGGEYGKFYSLPALNDPRIEKLPYSIRILLESAIRNCDNFQVTTNDVEKIIDWENTSPKLAEIPFKPARVLLQDFTGVPAVVDLAAMRDAMAKLGSDANKINPLVPVDLVIDHSVQVDVARSPNAVQLNMELEFSRNKERFSFLKWGSTAFQNMLVVPPGSGIVHQVNLEYLGRVVFNTDGILYPDSVVGTDSHTTMIDGLGVAGWGVGGIEAEATMLGQPMSMVLPGVVGFKLTGKLRSGVTATDLVLTVTQMLRKHGVVGKFVEFYGEGMGKLSLADRATIANMSPEYGATMGFFPVDHVTLDYLKLTGRSDETVSMIEAYLRANKMFVDYNEPQPERIYSSYLELDLDEVEPSISGPKRPHDRVPLKDMKSDWHACLDNKVGFKGFAVPKEQQGKVVKFDFHGQPAELKHGSVVIAAITSCTNTSNPSVMLGAGLVAKKACELGLEVKPWVKTSLAPGSGVVTKYLLQSGLQEYLNQQGFHIVGYGCTTCIGNSGDLDESVSAAISENDVVAAAVLSGNRNFEGRVHPLTRANYLASPPLVVAYALAGTVDIDFEKEPIGIGKDGKEVYFRDIWPSTEEVAQVVQSSVLPDMFKGTYEAITKGNPMWNQLTVPEASLYSWDPKSTYIHDPPYFKDMTMSPPGPHAVKDAYCLLNFGDSITTDHISPAGSIHKDSPAAKYLMERGVDRKDFNSYGSRRGNDEVMARGTFANIRIVNKFLNGEVGPKTIHVPTGEKLSVFDAAMRYKSEGHATIILAGAEYGSGSSRDWAAKGPMLLAIKAVISKSFERIHRSNLVGMGIIPLCFKAGEDADSLGLTGHERYSIDLPTNLSEIRPGQDVTVRTDNGKSFTCTLRFDTEVELAYFNHGGILPYVIRNLAQN, encoded by the exons ATGTATaaagccgcctccgcccgcctcctcctcagatccctctcctcctccgcaccCGTGCCCGGCAAgtcccgcctcgccgccgcccgcctcgcccTCCCGCGTCCCCGCGTCGCCGGGCCCGCgcgcagcaccgccgccgccgccgccgccgcctggaggtGGTCCGGGACCGGGGCGCGCTTCGCCGGCGCCAGGGCGCAGATCGGGGCCGCCGTGCCCGCCGTCGAGCGGCTCCAGCGCAGGATGGCCACCCAAG CAACTGAGCATGCCTTCAAGAATATTCTGACCAGCCTCCCTAAGCCTGGAGGTGGTGAATATGGAAAGTTCTACAGCCTTCCTGCGCTAAATGATCCAAGGATTG AGAAACTGCCCTACTCCATCCGTATTCTTCTTGAGTCGGCTATCCGCAACTGTGATAACTTCCAAGTTACCACGAATGATGTTGAGAAAATCATTGATTGGGAAAACACATCTCCAAAGCTGGCTGAGATACCATTTAAGCCAGCACGTGTTCTTCTTCAG GACTTCACTGGAGTTCCAGCTGTTGTTGATCTTGCAGCTATGCGTGATGCAATGGCCAAGTTGGGAAGTGACGCCAACAAGATCAACCCATTG GTCCCAGTGGATCTTGTTATTGATCACTCAGTGCAGGTGGATGTAGCAAGGTCGCCGAATGCTGTGCAATTAAACATGGAACTGGAGTTTAGCCGCAACAAAGAAAGATTCAGTTTCCTTAAATGGGGCTCTACTGCTTTCCAAAATATGCTGGTTGTCCCCCCTGGTTCTGGTATCGTGCACCAG GTCAATCTTGAGTACCTTGGCCGAGTTGTTTTCAACACAGATGGCATTCTCTATCCTGACAGCGTAGTTGGTACTGATTCACACACCACTATGATTGATGGTTTGGGTGTTGCTGGATGGGGGGTTGGGGGTATTGAAGCTGAGGCTACAATGCTTGGTCAG CCAATGAGCATGGTTTTGCCTGGTGTGGTTGGCTTCAAGTTGACTGGAAAGTTACGTAGTGGTGTCACGGCTACAGACCTTGTTCTTACAGTGACACAAATGCTAAGGAAGCATGGTGTTGTTGGCAAGTTTGTTGAATTCTATG GTGAAGGTATGGGAAAGCTATCTTTAGCTGACAGGGCCACAATTGCAAACATGTCACCGGAATATGGAGCTACCATGGGCTTCTTTCCTGTAGATCACGTGACATTGGATTACCTTAAACTGACAGGCCGTAGCGATGAAACT GTGTCGATGATTGAAGCATATCTGCGAGCCAATAAGATGTTTGTGGACTACAATGAG CCTCAACCAGAACGAATTTACTCGTCTTATCTTGAGCTGGACCTTGATGAGGTGGAGCCTAGCATATCTGGCCCAAAGAG GCCTCATGACCGTGTCCCGTTGAAGGATATGAAATCAGATTGGCATGCTTGCCTAGACAACAAAGTTGGGTTCAAG GGTTTTGCAGTGCCTAAGGAGCAGCAGggtaaagttgtcaaatttgaCTTCCATGGGCAGCCAGCGGAACTTAAGCATGGTAGTGTTGTTATAGCAGCAATAACTAGCTGCACAAACACCTCAAATCCTAGCGTTATGCTTGGTGCTGGCCTTGTAGCTAAGAAAGCCTGCGAGTTGGGTCTCGAG GTGAAACCATGGGTGAAGACTAGCCTTGCCCCTGGATCAGGAGTTGTCACAAAGTACTTGCTTCAGAG TGGTCTTCAAGAATACTTGAACCAGCAAGGATTCCATATCGTTGGTTATGGATGTACCACTTGCATTGGAAACTCTGGTGATCTTGATGAGTCTGTATCAGCTGCTATTTCAGAAAATG ATGTTGTCGCTGCTGCTGTTTTGTCGGGCAACCGGAACTTCGAGGGTCGTGTGCACCCTCTGACTCGGGCTAACTACCTTGCTTCGCCACCTCTTGTTGTTGCTTATGCACTTGCTGGCACT GTTGACATTGATTTTGAGAAAGAGCCCATTGGAATTGGAAAAGATGGCAAGGAGGTCTACTTCAGGGATATATGGCCCTCAACTGAAGAAGTTGCACAG GTCGTCCAATCCAGTGTGCTGCCTGACATGTTCAAGGGCACCTACGAGGCTATCACGAAAGGGAACCCAATGTGGAACCAGCTTACTGTCCCAGAAGCATCACTCTATTCATGGGATCCGAAATCCACTTACATTCATGATCCCCCGTACTTTAAGGACATGACCATGTCCCCACCTGGTCCCCATGCAGTGAAGGACGCCTACTGCTTACTGAACTTCGGGGACAGCATTACAACAGATCACATTTCACCTGCCGGAAGCATACACAAAGACAGTCCTGCTGCCAAGTATTTGATGGAgcgtggtgtggacaggaaggactTCAACTCATATGGTAGCCGTCGTGGTAACGATGAAGTAATGGCGAGAGGAACATTTGCAAACATTAGGATTGTGAACAAGTTTTTGAACGGAGAAGTTGGACCCAAGACCATTCACGTTCCTACTGGGGAAAAGCTTTCTGTTTTTGATGCAGCCATG AGATACAAATCTGAGGGCCATGCCACCATAATTCTTGCTGGCGCCGAGTACGGAAGTGGCAGTTCTCGTGATTGGGCTGCCAAGGGACCGATGCTCCTGGCAA TTAAAGCTGTGATTTCCAAGAGCTTTGAGCGTATCCACAGAAGCAATTTGGTGGGGATGGGAATCATTCCTCTCTGCTTCAAAGCTGGTGAGGATGCTGATTCTCTTGGGCTTACTGGACATGAGCGGTACAGCATCGACCTTCCTACCAACCTCAGCGAGATCCGCCCTGGCCAGGACGTGACTGTCAGGACCGACAACGGGAAATCCTTCACTTGCACCCTTCGCTTTGACACTGAG GTGGAGCTGGCATACTTCAACCATGGAGGCATCCTCCCCTACGTCATCCGCAACTTGGCACAGAACTAA
- the LOC117860837 gene encoding uncharacterized protein, with amino-acid sequence MVCAKCEKKLGKVIVPDKWKEGASNTNESGGRKINENKLLSKKNRWTPYGNTKCIICKQQVHQDAKYCHTCAYSKGVCAMCGKQVLDTKLYKQSNV; translated from the exons atggtgtgCGCCAAGT GCGAGAAGAAGCTCGGGAAGGTGATCGTGCCGGACAAGTGGAAGGAGGGCGCCAGCAATACCAACGAGAGCGGCGGCCGCAAGATCAACGAGAACAAGCTCCTCTCCAAGAAGAACAG GTGGACTCCCTATGGAAACACCAAATGTATAATATGCAAGCAGCAGGTGCACCAGGATGCAAAATACTGCCACACCTGTGCTTATTCGAAAG GAGTGTGTGCAATGTGCGGGAAGCAAGTGCTGGACACGAAGCTCTACAAGCAAAGCAACGTGTGA
- the LOC117860836 gene encoding uncharacterized protein isoform X2, which translates to MSNKSWFQRMHIPRHLQAQLLRKDPLGHHCHLKDDISSPNSVLEPHSGELHKVHLRLASGMEDATKWEPISIKSIEPDGAYVIASQLNLVEEQHGGSYVANLEMELQQARDRVSKLEAERVSAKKQLDHLFKKLAEEKAAWRNREHKKVRAILEDMKADLEHEKKNRRQLETINFKLVDELKEVKMAAKQLLQEYDNEQKTRELTEEVCNKLVREIEEHKSEIEALKQDSVKLRGELDEDRKLLQMAEVWREERVQMKLVDAKLTLEAKYDQLSKLQEDVEAFISTFSSSKEDSTVVETACNIVQAIGAVRNEEVEFTYEPARASEDILSIFEELRPSGETETKETEPCPKQSFAICESEIQEATPTADIFLENRAKLFPDGSHSDESETEDGSSWETMSHEEMQGSSHSPYGSEPSVNKIFDRISWTSGNDSEGGQTNRLCDDLSNMYLTDMKQPKKKESAISKLWKSSPLKHCEFRTKDAAEMTNGRSSSASLPNGVFSTAKGLNLDMGDSTPSTAQWSSPDSMNSQLNRDFRGCMELVQRQSLKAKLLEARMESQKIQLRHVLNQKT; encoded by the exons ATGAGCAATAAATCCTGGTTTCAGAGGATG CATATACCGAGACATCTACAAGCTCAGCTTCTGAGGAAGGATCCTCTCGGTCACCACTGTCATCTTAAGGATGACATTTCAAGTCCCAACTCGGTTCTGGAGCCACATAGTGGAGAGCTCCACAAG GTACATCTTCGGCTTGCCTCTGGCATGGAGGATGCAACTAAATGGGAGCCTATAAGCATAAAGAGCATTGAACCAGATGGTGCTTATGTGATTGCCAGCCAACTAAATCTCGTTGAGGAACAGCACGGGGGAAGTTATGTTGCTAACCTTGAGATGGAGCTTCAGCAGGCAAGGGATAGGGTGAGCAAGCTAGAAGCCGAGCGGGTTTCAGCAAAGAAGCAACTTGATCACTTGTTCAAGAAACTCGCTGAGGAGAAAGCAGCTTGGCGGAACAGAGAGCACAAGAAGGTTCGAGCCATTCTTGAAGATATGAAGGCAGACCTTGAGCATGAGAAAAAGAACCGGAGGCAGTTGGAGACTATTAACTTCAAACTTGTTGATGAGTTGAAAGAGGTCAAAATGGCAGCGAAGCAGCTACTGCAGGAGTATGACAACGAGCAGAAGACACGGGAACTCACAGAGGAGGTGTGCAACAAGCTGGTGAGGGAGATAGAGGAACACAAGTCAGAGATTGAAGCCTTGAAGCAGGATTCTGTCAAACTGCGGGGTGAGCTGGATGAGGACAGGAAATTGCTACAGATGGCTGAGGTGTGGCGTGAGGAGCGAGTGCAGATGAAACTTGTCGATGCCAAACTCACTCTGGAGGCCAAATACGACCAGTTGAGCAAACTGCAAGAGGATGTAGAGGCTTTCATTTCCACTTTCAGCTCTTCCAAAGAAGACAGCACAGTTGTTGAAACGGCATGCAATATCGTACAGGCCATTGGAGCAGTGAGAAACGAAGAGGTTGAATTCACATATGAGCCAGCGCGAGCATCAGAAGATATATTGTCCATCTTTGAAGAGCTGCGCCCAAGTGGCGAAACAGAGACAAAGGAGACTGAACCTTGCCCAAAGCAAAGCTTTGCTATTTGTGAATCAGAAATCCAAGAAGCTACCCCGACAGCTGATATATTTCTGGAAAATCGAGCCAAATTGTTCCCAGATGGAAGCCATTCTGATGAGAGCGAGACAGAAGATGGCAGCAGCTGGGAGACCATGAGCCATGAAGAGATGCAGGGCTCAAGCCACTCGCCATATGGAAGCGAACCTTCAGTCAACAAGATCTTTGACAGAATTTCATGGACGAGTGGAAACGATTCCGAGGGTGGGCAGACCAACAGGCTGTGTGATGACTTGAGCAACATGTACCTGACGGATATGAAACAGCCCAAGAAGAAAGAGTCCGCCATATCGAAGCTCTGGAAGTCATCCCCTCTGAAACATTGTGAATTCCGCACGAAAGATGCTGCAGAGATGACAAATGGGAGATCATCGAGTGCAAGTCTTCCCAATGGTGTGTTCTCAACTGCCAAAGGCTTGAATTTGGATATGGGAGACAGCACCCCAAGTACAGCGCAGTGGAGCTCACCAGACTCGATGAACAGCCAGCTTAACCGCGATTTCAGAGGTTGCATGGAGCTGGTTCAGAGACAAAGCCTCAAGGCGAAGCTTCTAGAAGCCCGGATGGAAAGCCAGAAGATTCAGCTCCGTCATGTGCTCAACCAGAAAACCTAA
- the LOC117860836 gene encoding uncharacterized protein isoform X1 — protein sequence MPPASRPAAAPSAPPPLPRAPRRLRRRRPLKATQPASAGAAARRGAGPATPQHRWAARGGEGNAGGEKPRGDPPSSVRRLAAAVWRLRPPEEAPAAGQRDNAAATRVGLEHIPRHLQAQLLRKDPLGHHCHLKDDISSPNSVLEPHSGELHKVHLRLASGMEDATKWEPISIKSIEPDGAYVIASQLNLVEEQHGGSYVANLEMELQQARDRVSKLEAERVSAKKQLDHLFKKLAEEKAAWRNREHKKVRAILEDMKADLEHEKKNRRQLETINFKLVDELKEVKMAAKQLLQEYDNEQKTRELTEEVCNKLVREIEEHKSEIEALKQDSVKLRGELDEDRKLLQMAEVWREERVQMKLVDAKLTLEAKYDQLSKLQEDVEAFISTFSSSKEDSTVVETACNIVQAIGAVRNEEVEFTYEPARASEDILSIFEELRPSGETETKETEPCPKQSFAICESEIQEATPTADIFLENRAKLFPDGSHSDESETEDGSSWETMSHEEMQGSSHSPYGSEPSVNKIFDRISWTSGNDSEGGQTNRLCDDLSNMYLTDMKQPKKKESAISKLWKSSPLKHCEFRTKDAAEMTNGRSSSASLPNGVFSTAKGLNLDMGDSTPSTAQWSSPDSMNSQLNRDFRGCMELVQRQSLKAKLLEARMESQKIQLRHVLNQKT from the exons ATGCCGCCCGcctcccgccccgccgccgccccctcagCTCCGCCCCCGCTGCCCCgcgcaccccgccgcctccgccgacgccgcccgctCAAGGCCACGCAACCCGCCTCCGCCGGTGCCGctgcccgccgcggcgccgggcccGCGACCCCGCAGCACCGGTGGGCCGCGCGGGGCGGGGAGGGCAATGCCGGCGGGGAGAAGCCCCGCGGGGACCCGCCCTCCTCTGTCAggcggctcgccgccgcggtgTGGCGGCTGCGGCCACCCGAGGAggcacccgccgccggccagcgagacaacgccgccgccacccgtgtCGGACTCGAG CATATACCGAGACATCTACAAGCTCAGCTTCTGAGGAAGGATCCTCTCGGTCACCACTGTCATCTTAAGGATGACATTTCAAGTCCCAACTCGGTTCTGGAGCCACATAGTGGAGAGCTCCACAAG GTACATCTTCGGCTTGCCTCTGGCATGGAGGATGCAACTAAATGGGAGCCTATAAGCATAAAGAGCATTGAACCAGATGGTGCTTATGTGATTGCCAGCCAACTAAATCTCGTTGAGGAACAGCACGGGGGAAGTTATGTTGCTAACCTTGAGATGGAGCTTCAGCAGGCAAGGGATAGGGTGAGCAAGCTAGAAGCCGAGCGGGTTTCAGCAAAGAAGCAACTTGATCACTTGTTCAAGAAACTCGCTGAGGAGAAAGCAGCTTGGCGGAACAGAGAGCACAAGAAGGTTCGAGCCATTCTTGAAGATATGAAGGCAGACCTTGAGCATGAGAAAAAGAACCGGAGGCAGTTGGAGACTATTAACTTCAAACTTGTTGATGAGTTGAAAGAGGTCAAAATGGCAGCGAAGCAGCTACTGCAGGAGTATGACAACGAGCAGAAGACACGGGAACTCACAGAGGAGGTGTGCAACAAGCTGGTGAGGGAGATAGAGGAACACAAGTCAGAGATTGAAGCCTTGAAGCAGGATTCTGTCAAACTGCGGGGTGAGCTGGATGAGGACAGGAAATTGCTACAGATGGCTGAGGTGTGGCGTGAGGAGCGAGTGCAGATGAAACTTGTCGATGCCAAACTCACTCTGGAGGCCAAATACGACCAGTTGAGCAAACTGCAAGAGGATGTAGAGGCTTTCATTTCCACTTTCAGCTCTTCCAAAGAAGACAGCACAGTTGTTGAAACGGCATGCAATATCGTACAGGCCATTGGAGCAGTGAGAAACGAAGAGGTTGAATTCACATATGAGCCAGCGCGAGCATCAGAAGATATATTGTCCATCTTTGAAGAGCTGCGCCCAAGTGGCGAAACAGAGACAAAGGAGACTGAACCTTGCCCAAAGCAAAGCTTTGCTATTTGTGAATCAGAAATCCAAGAAGCTACCCCGACAGCTGATATATTTCTGGAAAATCGAGCCAAATTGTTCCCAGATGGAAGCCATTCTGATGAGAGCGAGACAGAAGATGGCAGCAGCTGGGAGACCATGAGCCATGAAGAGATGCAGGGCTCAAGCCACTCGCCATATGGAAGCGAACCTTCAGTCAACAAGATCTTTGACAGAATTTCATGGACGAGTGGAAACGATTCCGAGGGTGGGCAGACCAACAGGCTGTGTGATGACTTGAGCAACATGTACCTGACGGATATGAAACAGCCCAAGAAGAAAGAGTCCGCCATATCGAAGCTCTGGAAGTCATCCCCTCTGAAACATTGTGAATTCCGCACGAAAGATGCTGCAGAGATGACAAATGGGAGATCATCGAGTGCAAGTCTTCCCAATGGTGTGTTCTCAACTGCCAAAGGCTTGAATTTGGATATGGGAGACAGCACCCCAAGTACAGCGCAGTGGAGCTCACCAGACTCGATGAACAGCCAGCTTAACCGCGATTTCAGAGGTTGCATGGAGCTGGTTCAGAGACAAAGCCTCAAGGCGAAGCTTCTAGAAGCCCGGATGGAAAGCCAGAAGATTCAGCTCCGTCATGTGCTCAACCAGAAAACCTAA